A genomic stretch from Larus michahellis chromosome 7, bLarMic1.1, whole genome shotgun sequence includes:
- the YWHAE gene encoding 14-3-3 protein epsilon isoform X1, with translation MDDREDLVYQAKLAEQAERYDEMVESMKKVAGMDVELTVEERNLLSVAYKNVIGARRASWRIISSIEQKEENKGGEDKLKMIREYRQMVETELKLICCDILDVLDKHLIPAANTGESKVFYYKMKGDYHRYLAEFATGNDRKEAAENSLVAYKAASDIAMTELPPTHPIRLGLALNFSVFYYEILNSPDRACRLAKAAFDDAIAELDTLSEESYKDSTLIMQLLRDNLTLWTSDMQGDGEEQNKEALQDVEDENQ, from the exons ATGGACGATCGGGAGGACCTCGTCTATCAGGCCAAGTTGGCTGAGCAGGCTGAGCGCTACGATG AAATGGTTGAATCAATGAAGAAAGTGGCTGGTATGGATGTGGAGTTGACagtggaagaaagaaacctgcttTCTGTTGCATATAAAAACGTGATTGGAGCCAGAAGAGCTTCCTGGAGAATAATCAGCAGCAttgaacagaaagaagaaaacaaaggtggagaagataaattaaaaatgattCGGGAATATCGGCAAATG gTTGAGACTGAACTGAAGTTAATCTGTTGTGACATTCTGGATGTACTGGACAAACACCTCATTCCAGCAGCTAACACTGGCGAGTCCAAGGTTTTCTATTACAAAAT gaaGGGGGACTACCATAGGTATCTGGCTGAGTTTGCCACAGGGAATGACAGGAAGGAGGCTGCAGAGAATAGCTTGGTGGCTTATAAAGCTGCTAGTGATATTGCAATGACAGAACTCCCGCCAACACATCCTATCCGCTTAGGACTTGCGCTCAACTTCTCTGTATTCTACTATGAAATTCTTAATTCTCCTGATCGTGCCTGCAG GTTGGCAAAAGCAGCTTTCGATGATGCTATTGCAGAACTGGATACACTGAGTGAAGAAAGCTATAAGGACTCTACACTTATCATGCAGTTGTTACGTGATAATCTGACACTATGGACTTCAGACATGCAGGGTGATG GTGAAGAACAGAATAAAGAAGCGCTGCAGGATGTGGAAGATGAAAACCAGTGA
- the YWHAE gene encoding 14-3-3 protein epsilon isoform X2, which translates to MDDREDLVYQAKLAEQAERYDEMVESMKKVAGMDVELTVEERNLLSVAYKNVIGARRASWRIISSIEQKEENKGGEDKLKMIREYRQMVETELKLICCDILDVLDKHLIPAANTGESKVFYYKMKGDYHRYLAEFATGNDRKEAAENSLVAYKAASDIAMTELPPTHPIRLGLALNFSVFYYEILNSPDRACRLAKAAFDDAIAELDTLSEESYKDSTLIMQLLRDNLTLWTSDMQGDDS; encoded by the exons ATGGACGATCGGGAGGACCTCGTCTATCAGGCCAAGTTGGCTGAGCAGGCTGAGCGCTACGATG AAATGGTTGAATCAATGAAGAAAGTGGCTGGTATGGATGTGGAGTTGACagtggaagaaagaaacctgcttTCTGTTGCATATAAAAACGTGATTGGAGCCAGAAGAGCTTCCTGGAGAATAATCAGCAGCAttgaacagaaagaagaaaacaaaggtggagaagataaattaaaaatgattCGGGAATATCGGCAAATG gTTGAGACTGAACTGAAGTTAATCTGTTGTGACATTCTGGATGTACTGGACAAACACCTCATTCCAGCAGCTAACACTGGCGAGTCCAAGGTTTTCTATTACAAAAT gaaGGGGGACTACCATAGGTATCTGGCTGAGTTTGCCACAGGGAATGACAGGAAGGAGGCTGCAGAGAATAGCTTGGTGGCTTATAAAGCTGCTAGTGATATTGCAATGACAGAACTCCCGCCAACACATCCTATCCGCTTAGGACTTGCGCTCAACTTCTCTGTATTCTACTATGAAATTCTTAATTCTCCTGATCGTGCCTGCAG GTTGGCAAAAGCAGCTTTCGATGATGCTATTGCAGAACTGGATACACTGAGTGAAGAAAGCTATAAGGACTCTACACTTATCATGCAGTTGTTACGTGATAATCTGACACTATGGACTTCAGACATGCAGGGTGATG ATTCCTAA